A region of Salinibacter sp. 10B DNA encodes the following proteins:
- the tsaE gene encoding tRNA (adenosine(37)-N6)-threonylcarbamoyltransferase complex ATPase subunit type 1 TsaE encodes MSDPPSPSDCPLAGIQSLLPATTQSASETQNLGTRLAETLSSGAVVALYGDLGTGKTQLVKGIAEGLGLSAAAVRSPTFTILHTYENGRCPLYHFDAYRVQSPDEFTELGFEEYVHGSGITCIEWADRVESLLPAHTLHLALTHVAAHQRRLTLRKHTKR; translated from the coding sequence ATGTCCGATCCTCCCTCTCCTTCCGACTGCCCCCTTGCCGGCATCCAGTCTCTTCTTCCCGCGACGACCCAATCGGCATCGGAGACCCAAAACTTGGGCACGCGGCTTGCTGAAACGCTTTCTTCGGGTGCCGTCGTAGCCCTCTACGGCGATCTCGGAACGGGAAAGACTCAGCTCGTGAAAGGCATTGCCGAAGGACTGGGCCTCTCGGCCGCCGCGGTTCGAAGTCCCACCTTTACCATCTTGCACACCTACGAAAACGGCCGCTGTCCTCTCTACCACTTTGATGCCTACCGAGTACAGTCGCCGGACGAATTCACCGAGCTGGGATTTGAAGAGTACGTACACGGCAGCGGCATTACCTGTATCGAGTGGGCCGACCGCGTAGAGTCCCTCCTTCCGGCGCACACCTTGCACCTGGCCCTCACCCACGTGGCTGCCCATCAACGCCGCCTTACGCTCCGTAAACACACGAAAAGGTAA
- the thiL gene encoding thiamine-phosphate kinase, translated as MEAPNAPQQTDIANIGEFGLIALMRDTLGHASDDSLVSGIGDDTAVYRVGDDRVHLLTTDALTEGIHFDRAFMPMEHLGFKAMSVNVSDIAAMNAEPRYATVTLGLSQQVSVEMVETIYEGVKEACDAYDVTVVGGDTVSAHALSLSVTVVGEAQEDDVVYRSGAKVGDKLCVTGDIGASYAGLKALVRNRQRMEEQGEDFQPNLDPFSYVIRRHLAPPAQLKTVRDWADAGIKPHALIDISDGLASEVHHVCEASEVGAQLYEPALPIDPETRNTATDFGEDVSIYALFGGEDYELVFTIPEDELDAADPQSYTVIGDIVEPDDPEHPVLIQRADGENVPLQPGGFDHFDDEAPPQS; from the coding sequence ATGGAAGCCCCAAACGCCCCGCAGCAAACCGACATTGCCAACATTGGCGAGTTCGGTCTCATCGCCCTCATGCGCGACACGCTCGGCCACGCGTCCGACGACAGTCTCGTCTCCGGTATTGGAGACGACACTGCTGTTTACCGCGTGGGTGACGACCGGGTACACCTGCTCACTACGGATGCGCTCACGGAAGGCATTCACTTCGACCGTGCCTTCATGCCAATGGAGCACCTCGGCTTTAAGGCGATGTCGGTGAACGTGAGCGACATTGCCGCTATGAACGCGGAGCCGCGATACGCTACTGTCACGCTTGGCCTCTCCCAGCAGGTGTCGGTCGAGATGGTGGAAACCATCTACGAGGGCGTAAAAGAAGCCTGCGATGCCTACGATGTCACCGTGGTGGGGGGCGACACGGTCAGTGCACACGCGCTGTCGCTCTCCGTCACCGTAGTGGGCGAGGCCCAGGAAGACGATGTCGTTTATCGCAGCGGCGCCAAGGTCGGCGATAAGCTATGCGTAACCGGCGACATTGGCGCATCCTACGCGGGCCTGAAGGCACTGGTGCGTAACCGTCAACGCATGGAGGAGCAGGGAGAGGACTTCCAGCCCAACCTGGATCCGTTCTCGTACGTGATTCGACGTCATCTCGCCCCTCCCGCCCAGCTCAAAACTGTGCGCGACTGGGCCGACGCCGGTATTAAGCCGCATGCGCTCATCGATATCTCCGACGGCCTTGCCTCTGAGGTGCATCACGTTTGCGAGGCCAGCGAGGTCGGCGCACAGTTGTACGAACCGGCTCTCCCCATTGACCCGGAAACCCGGAACACCGCCACTGACTTTGGCGAAGACGTGAGCATCTACGCCCTCTTCGGCGGCGAGGACTACGAGCTGGTCTTTACGATTCCAGAGGACGAGCTGGACGCAGCCGATCCGCAGTCGTACACGGTCATCGGCGACATCGTGGAGCCGGACGACCCGGAGCATCCTGTTCTGATTCAACGAGCCGACGGCGAAAACGTCCCCCTGCAGCCGGGCGGATTCGATCACTTCGACGACGAAGCCCCCCCCCAGTCCTAG
- a CDS encoding hydroxymethylglutaryl-CoA reductase: MFVPSALLKQLYTFGSLENTDQGVEFALKNRLKDATLTELIDVTIDGTSVPHDDVHLFMGDGDTYTAQEISSDNSIDFPLRRTLHLRVDHPTLESGKHKIELSFRAKPFGKLSFAVEDSISEQNDTIQRIPRDPDDNYSQAIIDKRQQFVADYSDTSLDHVTHYSFDPHTTEGNVENFTGVAQIPLGFAGPLTVNGEHATDDFLIPLATSEGTLVASYNRGIKVCNLSGGVKSTVVEDAMQRAPVFVFDDAREARDFTHWVEDHMDEIREEAESTSSVATLLNIDQYLSNNFAYLRFNYETGDAAGQNMVGRATFTACGWIIDQYPHDVKHFYLESNFATDKKASQVNVMNTRGKRVTAEATIEREALIQHMRVEPESLHYHWNVSTVGAFLSGANNNGAHSPNAITAMFIATGQDVANVSESSAGVLYTDLTEDGDLYISLTIPSLIVATYGGGTSLATQRECLEVMDCYGKGKVKKFAEVVAGAALAGELSLGAAISSSDWVSSHETYGRNR, from the coding sequence ATGTTCGTACCCAGCGCCTTGCTGAAGCAACTCTACACCTTCGGCAGTCTCGAAAACACCGACCAAGGCGTCGAATTTGCCCTCAAGAATCGCCTCAAGGACGCGACGCTCACCGAATTGATCGACGTAACGATCGACGGTACGTCGGTGCCTCACGACGACGTGCACCTTTTTATGGGGGACGGGGACACGTACACGGCTCAGGAAATTTCCAGTGACAACAGCATCGATTTCCCCCTCCGCCGTACGCTTCACCTGCGGGTCGATCATCCCACCCTCGAAAGTGGCAAACACAAAATCGAGCTCTCCTTCCGAGCGAAGCCATTCGGCAAGCTCAGCTTTGCGGTTGAGGACTCCATCTCAGAGCAAAACGACACCATCCAGCGCATTCCGCGCGACCCCGACGACAATTACAGCCAGGCCATCATCGACAAGCGGCAGCAGTTTGTTGCCGACTACAGCGACACGTCGCTCGACCACGTAACGCACTACTCGTTCGATCCCCACACGACGGAGGGGAATGTCGAAAACTTCACCGGTGTTGCTCAAATTCCCCTTGGCTTTGCGGGCCCGCTTACGGTGAATGGTGAACACGCAACGGACGACTTTCTCATCCCGCTGGCCACGTCGGAAGGAACGCTGGTCGCCTCGTACAACCGTGGAATTAAGGTTTGTAACCTGAGCGGCGGGGTGAAATCCACAGTAGTCGAGGATGCCATGCAACGCGCACCGGTGTTCGTCTTCGACGACGCCCGGGAGGCGCGCGACTTCACGCACTGGGTAGAGGACCACATGGACGAGATCCGAGAGGAGGCTGAGTCCACCTCCAGCGTCGCCACGCTGCTCAATATCGACCAGTACCTGTCCAATAATTTTGCCTACCTGCGCTTCAACTACGAAACTGGCGACGCTGCCGGGCAGAACATGGTGGGCCGTGCCACCTTCACGGCTTGCGGCTGGATCATCGACCAGTACCCGCACGACGTGAAGCACTTTTACCTGGAGTCCAATTTTGCCACGGACAAAAAGGCCTCGCAGGTTAACGTGATGAATACGCGAGGCAAGCGCGTGACGGCGGAGGCCACCATCGAACGGGAGGCGCTCATTCAGCACATGCGAGTAGAACCGGAAAGCCTGCATTACCACTGGAATGTCTCGACCGTCGGCGCCTTCCTTTCCGGGGCAAACAACAACGGGGCGCACTCTCCGAACGCCATTACGGCCATGTTCATTGCCACCGGCCAGGACGTGGCCAACGTGTCCGAATCTTCTGCAGGCGTCCTGTACACCGACCTGACGGAAGACGGCGACCTCTACATTTCCCTCACGATTCCGTCGCTCATCGTCGCGACGTATGGCGGGGGGACCAGTCTTGCCACGCAGCGCGAGTGCCTGGAGGTGATGGACTGCTACGGCAAAGGCAAGGTTAAGAAGTTTGCGGAAGTCGTGGCAGGGGCCGCCCTGGCCGGCGAGTTATCACTGGGCGCCGCGATCTCCTCCTCTGACTGGGTGTCGAGCCACGAAACCTACGGGCGCAATCGGTGA
- a CDS encoding TRC40/GET3/ArsA family transport-energizing ATPase — MLFPTGENGSPSDIGTRILLFTGKGGVGKTTCAAATAQRAARNGKKTLILSSDPAHSLADALDQELGPEAQAIEERLFAQEVDLYYSMKKYWGNMRELMLTVFRWQGVDQIAAEEMAALPGMNEGSVLLWLEQALREDDYDLIVVDSAPTGETLTLLTLPQVTQWWLAKAFPFQKFAFKSLGFGVRKTTGIPLDKGYEELEVIFEKLERIQDVLATPATTSIRLVMNPEKMVIEEARRAYTYLQLYGYAVDSVIVNRVLPEEQVPENSFFEGYVTSQRKYLEQIRQSFSPLPILEVPHLGEEVFGAERLERIAEAMYDNTDPTAVLHDEPTFQVREKGDDGYMLEIRLPFVEDESVDVRHRGDQLVVQVANQRRNYILPNFLSYFSLTEHTLEEGWLRVHFASEEA; from the coding sequence ATGCTTTTTCCGACCGGGGAGAATGGATCGCCCTCCGACATCGGTACGCGCATTCTTCTCTTCACCGGCAAGGGCGGCGTAGGAAAGACCACCTGTGCGGCCGCCACGGCCCAGCGTGCAGCCCGAAACGGGAAAAAAACGCTCATCCTATCGTCTGATCCTGCCCATAGCCTTGCCGACGCCCTCGACCAGGAGCTCGGCCCCGAGGCCCAAGCCATCGAGGAGCGCCTCTTTGCCCAAGAGGTCGACCTCTACTACTCGATGAAGAAGTACTGGGGCAACATGCGCGAGCTGATGCTTACCGTCTTCCGCTGGCAGGGCGTCGACCAGATTGCGGCAGAGGAGATGGCGGCCCTGCCCGGCATGAACGAAGGGTCGGTACTCTTGTGGCTGGAGCAGGCCCTCCGCGAAGACGACTATGACCTCATTGTGGTGGACAGTGCGCCTACAGGCGAAACGCTCACGCTCCTCACCCTGCCGCAGGTGACGCAGTGGTGGCTCGCAAAGGCCTTCCCATTTCAGAAATTCGCGTTTAAGTCGCTTGGGTTTGGGGTCCGAAAAACAACCGGGATTCCGTTGGACAAAGGCTACGAAGAACTGGAGGTGATTTTCGAAAAGCTGGAACGGATCCAGGATGTTCTGGCGACTCCCGCAACCACCTCCATCCGTCTCGTCATGAATCCGGAGAAGATGGTGATCGAGGAAGCACGGCGTGCCTACACGTACCTCCAGCTGTACGGCTACGCCGTGGATAGCGTGATCGTGAACCGCGTGCTGCCGGAAGAGCAGGTCCCGGAGAATTCGTTTTTTGAAGGCTACGTCACCTCCCAGCGAAAGTATCTGGAGCAAATCCGCCAGAGCTTCAGTCCCCTCCCGATCCTAGAGGTCCCCCACCTGGGAGAAGAGGTCTTCGGGGCGGAGCGACTGGAACGCATCGCCGAAGCAATGTACGACAATACCGACCCGACCGCTGTTCTCCACGACGAGCCCACCTTCCAGGTGCGCGAGAAAGGCGATGACGGGTACATGCTGGAGATTCGGCTGCCGTTTGTGGAAGACGAGTCGGTTGACGTCCGTCATCGTGGCGACCAGCTCGTCGTGCAGGTCGCCAACCAACGCCGCAACTACATCCTGCCTAATTTCCTGAGTTATTTCTCCCTCACCGAGCACACGTTGGAGGAAGGATGGCTCCGGGTCCACTTTGCCTCGGAAGAAGCGTAA
- a CDS encoding cellulose synthase family protein, with amino-acid sequence MLATLEVALPVLYAIAIVVLTAYGGNLLWLALFHAGNEQLIDGPVPDHTSVPAPPDDWPVVTVQLPLYNEAEVAHRLIDACVDLDYPREKLEIQVLDDSTDATTERVANRVDYWQAQGIDIVHVRRDDRTGYKAGALANGLRLARGEYVAIFDADFVPDPDFLRRMVPHFFENETLGMVQARWGHLNQDDSLLTQVQAFGLDAHFAIEQHVREQADCFMNFNGTAGLWRRTCIEDAGGWEHDTLTEDLDLSYRAQLRDWDFKYVPSVEVPAELPPDMNALRSQQFRWAKGGVETALKLTSRLWHSDEPVRVKLQGTFHLTAHFAFPFILLAALTHAPLLLLKGLGHGPGEMYFAVMGFGLFGFLGFFLAQLFAQRRLYPDWGHRLRLFPAFMAGTMGLSLSNTNAFWQALRGTDTAFIRTPKYGGDGSDGWWQSRYAMADLPQVVWWEALLAVYCTAGLGIVIALGEWAAIPFQALFAVGFILVTASSLSQVFTVRQATPAQA; translated from the coding sequence ATGCTCGCCACGCTTGAAGTTGCCCTCCCGGTTCTGTACGCCATCGCCATCGTGGTGCTCACAGCCTACGGGGGCAACCTGCTATGGCTGGCCCTCTTCCATGCCGGCAACGAACAGCTCATTGACGGCCCCGTGCCCGACCACACGTCGGTCCCTGCTCCTCCGGACGACTGGCCGGTCGTCACTGTGCAGTTGCCCCTCTACAACGAGGCCGAGGTCGCCCATCGCTTGATCGATGCCTGCGTCGACCTGGACTACCCCCGCGAGAAGCTCGAAATCCAGGTGCTCGACGACTCAACCGACGCGACGACCGAACGCGTCGCCAATCGCGTCGACTACTGGCAGGCCCAGGGCATCGACATTGTCCACGTGCGCCGCGACGACCGAACGGGGTATAAAGCCGGGGCCCTTGCCAATGGGCTTCGCCTTGCCCGCGGCGAGTACGTCGCCATTTTCGACGCCGACTTTGTGCCCGATCCGGACTTCCTGCGTCGCATGGTCCCCCACTTTTTCGAGAACGAAACCCTGGGCATGGTCCAGGCCCGCTGGGGCCACCTCAATCAGGACGATTCACTGCTGACGCAGGTGCAGGCCTTCGGGCTCGACGCTCACTTTGCCATCGAGCAGCACGTCCGGGAGCAAGCCGATTGCTTCATGAATTTCAACGGCACGGCCGGCCTCTGGCGTCGCACCTGCATTGAGGATGCGGGCGGCTGGGAGCACGACACTCTCACCGAAGATCTCGATCTCAGCTACCGCGCCCAGCTACGGGACTGGGACTTCAAATATGTCCCCTCCGTGGAGGTCCCTGCCGAGCTTCCTCCGGACATGAATGCTCTGCGATCCCAACAATTCCGCTGGGCGAAAGGCGGCGTGGAAACAGCCCTCAAACTCACCAGCCGACTCTGGCACTCCGACGAGCCTGTCCGCGTCAAGCTCCAGGGCACCTTCCACCTCACAGCCCACTTTGCCTTTCCGTTCATCCTCCTGGCTGCGCTCACGCACGCGCCCCTTCTGTTGCTGAAAGGGCTCGGCCACGGCCCCGGAGAGATGTATTTCGCCGTGATGGGCTTCGGACTCTTCGGCTTTCTCGGCTTTTTCCTGGCCCAACTCTTTGCCCAGCGCCGGCTGTATCCCGACTGGGGACACCGTCTGCGTCTCTTCCCGGCCTTCATGGCCGGCACGATGGGCCTTTCCCTCAGCAATACCAATGCTTTCTGGCAAGCCCTGCGCGGTACCGATACGGCCTTCATCCGAACGCCGAAGTACGGAGGAGACGGCTCGGATGGATGGTGGCAAAGTCGATACGCCATGGCCGACCTTCCACAGGTCGTGTGGTGGGAAGCCCTGTTGGCCGTCTACTGCACGGCGGGGCTCGGGATTGTGATCGCTCTCGGGGAATGGGCCGCCATCCCCTTCCAGGCCCTCTTTGCCGTCGGGTTTATACTAGTAACGGCCTCTAGCCTCAGTCAGGTGTTCACCGTGCGCCAGGCGACCCCTGCACAGGCCTGA
- a CDS encoding Hpt domain-containing protein, translating to MSDAPVDKEALFELVDEDPEFLKRLIKTFLDDCSVYMEGIREAIETEDADSLTREAHGLKGAVSNLQAEPAQEAARRLEEIGRSDTLEKAPGALQDLEEEIQRLRSVLKAYTDEL from the coding sequence ATGTCTGATGCACCGGTCGATAAGGAGGCTTTATTTGAGCTTGTTGATGAAGATCCGGAATTCTTGAAGCGCCTCATCAAGACCTTTCTGGACGACTGTTCGGTCTACATGGAGGGGATTCGAGAGGCAATAGAGACTGAAGACGCCGATTCTTTGACGAGAGAGGCACATGGATTGAAAGGAGCTGTGTCAAATCTTCAGGCCGAGCCTGCTCAAGAGGCGGCCCGCCGCCTGGAAGAGATTGGACGGTCGGACACCCTTGAAAAGGCTCCAGGCGCTCTGCAGGACTTGGAGGAGGAAATTCAGCGGCTCCGATCTGTGCTGAAGGCGTATACAGACGAACTGTGA
- a CDS encoding anhydro-N-acetylmuramic acid kinase, with protein sequence MDALLRLHDQSSRRVAGLMSGTSLDGVDAVLATVEGSGTDLSVHQDAFVHQPYPEALSSLLRRNSTPEHSSVEDLTRLNARLADVYANAVDRVLDEIGAARDKLDLVGSHGQTVHHLPEPADCAGQDVRGTLQIGNPSLLANRLNVPVVGDFRSADMALGGQGAPLVPYFDYVTCTAPDEHRGLLNLGGIANLTVLPAGGLPTEVRAFDTGPANMVIDALANRLFDTPYDPDGRHAAAGTPDHDLLADLLEGDYFHREPPKSTGREEFGEDYVDRLIGAAQSRSLSAEDTIATATLLTAASVYQAYARYIRPAPGEDVAEFHPEQSIDTLIVSGGGVHNDTLMGMLENAFSPIPVRSAADYGLDADAKEALCFAVLAHETVNGKPTNLPSVTGASAPTLLGSISVPHTTA encoded by the coding sequence ATGGACGCCCTCCTCCGCCTCCACGACCAATCCTCTCGACGGGTTGCGGGCCTCATGTCCGGCACCTCACTAGACGGCGTGGATGCTGTGCTCGCTACGGTCGAGGGCAGCGGAACGGATCTCTCGGTGCACCAGGACGCGTTTGTGCACCAGCCCTACCCGGAGGCCCTTTCGTCCCTGCTCCGCCGCAACTCCACTCCTGAACACTCCTCGGTCGAAGATCTAACCCGCCTGAATGCTCGTCTGGCGGACGTGTACGCGAATGCGGTCGATCGGGTGCTGGATGAGATTGGTGCCGCACGCGACAAGCTCGACCTCGTCGGCTCGCACGGGCAGACGGTGCACCACCTTCCTGAACCGGCGGACTGTGCCGGACAGGACGTTCGCGGGACGCTCCAGATTGGCAATCCCTCTCTTCTCGCCAATCGGCTCAACGTGCCGGTGGTAGGCGATTTTCGCTCTGCCGACATGGCCCTGGGCGGCCAGGGCGCTCCCCTCGTTCCCTACTTCGACTACGTGACGTGTACGGCGCCGGACGAGCATAGAGGCCTCCTCAACCTGGGCGGCATTGCCAACCTCACCGTCCTTCCTGCCGGTGGCCTCCCGACTGAGGTGCGCGCCTTCGACACGGGACCGGCCAACATGGTGATCGACGCCCTGGCCAACCGCCTCTTCGACACGCCCTATGATCCAGACGGACGACACGCCGCCGCGGGAACGCCGGACCACGATTTGCTTGCCGATCTACTGGAGGGCGATTACTTCCATCGCGAACCGCCAAAATCGACCGGTCGGGAAGAGTTTGGGGAAGACTATGTGGATCGACTGATCGGAGCAGCTCAGTCCCGTAGCCTCTCTGCGGAAGACACAATCGCCACGGCTACCCTCCTCACCGCTGCCTCGGTGTATCAGGCCTACGCCCGGTATATTCGGCCTGCCCCTGGCGAAGACGTTGCGGAGTTCCATCCCGAACAGTCCATCGACACGCTCATCGTGAGCGGGGGAGGCGTGCATAACGACACCCTCATGGGCATGTTGGAGAATGCGTTCTCCCCAATCCCCGTCCGCTCCGCCGCCGACTATGGCCTCGACGCCGACGCGAAAGAGGCTCTCTGCTTCGCCGTCCTGGCACACGAAACCGTGAACGGGAAGCCAACAAACCTTCCGTCCGTAACGGGGGCATCCGCCCCTACACTGCTTGGGAGCATCAGCGTCCCGCATACAACAGCCTAA
- a CDS encoding Mur ligase family protein, translated as MPRPDALDYLFGLPQYGSVGDDARKPGLERMDTMMDAMGRPHEALRAVHVAGTNGKGSVSSMIAAIATAAGLNTGLHTSPHLTHVEQRMRVDGVPAPTEWLVDAIDQYRDLFDRVSPSFFEVMVALTFRYFADRGVDLAVIEVGLGGRLDGTNVLHPALSVITNIDLDHTDLLGDTLPEIAREKAGIIKPQTPVLSGVTQRDAKATIAEVARAQDVPLYNLRDEVAWWAPKADLFGSIMDVETPLRDYDRIHLALAGEHQQANAALALRAAELVVPAVQARPDPVHEGLRNVRNLTGFRGRLDVLQEQPLIVVDVAHNPPGIAAGLQTIDAALTQRGGQLYVCMNAVQGKNLPEIARLLAERDAHVIPIPVDTARALSPKDIADTLRMHGVKVLPTRPLAEALTDYQHFAQPGDALFVTGSHKMVELLPDAFSLRE; from the coding sequence ATGCCTCGCCCCGACGCCCTCGACTATCTTTTCGGGCTTCCGCAGTACGGAAGCGTCGGTGACGACGCACGAAAACCGGGCCTGGAGCGCATGGACACCATGATGGACGCGATGGGCCGCCCCCACGAAGCCCTGCGCGCAGTGCACGTCGCTGGCACCAACGGCAAAGGATCGGTATCGTCGATGATTGCCGCCATTGCCACCGCGGCGGGACTGAACACGGGCCTTCACACCTCGCCTCACCTCACCCACGTTGAGCAGCGGATGCGGGTGGACGGCGTCCCTGCCCCTACGGAGTGGCTCGTGGATGCCATCGATCAATACCGCGACCTCTTCGACCGCGTATCCCCCAGCTTTTTCGAGGTCATGGTCGCCCTTACCTTTCGGTACTTTGCCGACCGGGGGGTCGATCTCGCTGTGATTGAGGTAGGCCTCGGGGGGCGCCTCGACGGCACGAATGTGCTCCATCCCGCACTGTCGGTCATAACCAACATTGACCTCGACCACACGGACCTGCTGGGGGACACGCTCCCGGAAATTGCTCGAGAAAAAGCGGGCATCATTAAACCCCAGACGCCCGTACTCTCTGGGGTCACCCAACGCGACGCCAAAGCGACTATTGCCGAGGTGGCGCGGGCACAGGATGTGCCCCTGTACAATCTTCGGGACGAGGTGGCATGGTGGGCGCCGAAAGCCGACCTCTTTGGCAGCATTATGGATGTGGAGACCCCCTTGCGGGACTATGATCGCATTCATCTGGCCCTGGCCGGTGAGCACCAGCAGGCCAACGCGGCGCTGGCGCTTCGGGCGGCGGAGCTCGTCGTTCCGGCCGTACAGGCCCGTCCGGATCCGGTACACGAGGGGCTGCGCAACGTGCGGAACCTTACCGGCTTCCGCGGGCGCCTGGACGTCCTTCAAGAACAGCCTCTCATCGTGGTCGACGTGGCCCACAACCCCCCGGGCATCGCCGCCGGCCTCCAGACGATCGATGCCGCTCTTACACAGCGGGGCGGACAACTGTACGTTTGTATGAACGCCGTCCAGGGTAAAAATCTGCCGGAGATCGCGCGTCTCCTCGCTGAACGCGACGCCCACGTCATACCGATTCCAGTCGACACTGCACGCGCCCTCTCTCCGAAAGACATTGCCGACACCTTGCGGATGCACGGCGTCAAGGTCCTCCCCACTCGCCCTCTTGCGGAGGCCCTCACGGACTACCAGCATTTTGCTCAACCGGGCGACGCCCTTTTCGTTACAGGCTCGCACAAGATGGTCGAGCTCCTCCCTGACGCCTTTTCACTGCGCGAGTAA
- a CDS encoding DoxX family protein, whose product MPFSSADARRALRTLPLIRLMVGVVFVSEGLQKFLFPALRGPGRFAEIGFPAPEFFGFGVGTVEVICGVLLLVGLYTRWAAMPLVLLMTGALLITKLPILLGHGFGPFGVRELETYGFWAMMHAARTDWAMLLGSLVLSIAGAGPRSLDAYRSGPMV is encoded by the coding sequence ATGCCGTTTTCCTCCGCCGATGCCCGCCGGGCCCTGAGGACACTTCCGCTTATTCGTCTGATGGTGGGCGTCGTGTTCGTGTCCGAAGGGCTTCAAAAGTTTCTATTCCCGGCCCTGCGGGGCCCGGGCCGATTTGCGGAGATCGGCTTTCCTGCCCCCGAGTTTTTTGGATTCGGCGTGGGCACCGTGGAGGTCATCTGCGGGGTCCTACTGCTCGTGGGCCTGTACACCCGCTGGGCCGCCATGCCGCTCGTACTTCTGATGACGGGCGCTCTTCTCATCACAAAACTGCCCATCCTCCTGGGACACGGGTTCGGTCCTTTCGGCGTACGAGAGCTGGAGACGTACGGCTTTTGGGCCATGATGCACGCCGCCCGTACGGACTGGGCAATGCTGCTGGGCTCACTAGTGCTGTCGATTGCCGGGGCAGGCCCGCGCTCCCTCGATGCATACCGCAGCGGACCGATGGTGTAG